ACTTTAACCTTGGTGCGGTTTCCGATTACGTCCTGGCCGTCCTTGATCTGACCGATCCTGCGGATATCCAGGCGCAGGGAGGAATAGAATTTCAGGGCGTTACCACCGGTGGTGGTTTCGGGATTGCCGAACATTACTCCTATTTTCATCCGGATCTGGTTGATAAAGATAAGAACGGTATTGGAGCGGTTAAGGACACCGGTAAATTTTCTCATGGCCTGGGACATGAGCCTGGCCTGCAGGCCCACGTGGGAATCTCCCACGTTGCCGTCTATTTCGGCCCGGGGTACAAGGGCGGCAACGGAGTCGATGACAATAACATCAACTCCACCTGATCTGATGAGGATTTCAGCAATTTCCAGAGCCTGCTCACCAAAATCGGGCTGTGAAACCAGCAGGTTGTCCACGTCAACTCCGAGGCGTTCAGCATAGTTTGTATCAAGGGCATGTTCCGCGTCAATGAATGCGGCAGTACCACCGGCTTTCTGGGCTTCCGCGACGACGTGGAGGGCCAGGGTCGTTTTTCCCGATGACTCCGGGCCATAAATTTCAGTTACTCTTCCCTTGGGAAAACCGCCGACGCCAAGAGCGATATCCAGGCTCAAAGCTCCCGTGGGAATAACGGGGATATTTTCCGCTTCCTGGGAACCGAGACGCATGATCGATCCTTTGCCGAACTGCCTCTGGATTTGACTGATGGCATTGTCTACACTGCTGATCTTCCCTTTTTTCGCACCTGCGGCCATATTTCTTCTCTCCGGTTAAAAGGATTTTAAAGTTTTTGTCATTGAGCAGTCACAACAGTACCAACTGATATATTGTAACTGGTCACAGGATTTGTAACTCTGTGTTTTCATCTATCTTACCCCTGTAAGTGATCAGGCAGTTTCTTCCTCAAGATCCTGTTGCAGAAGATATTTGCGTACCAGATCCAGCCCGCTCTGGGCTGTAAGGGTGCGAATCTGCCTTCGGTTTCCAGAGAAACGAAATTTAGTGACCCAGTTTTCCTCTTCAGTGGCGATACCGATATAGACAGTGCCAACCGGTTTCTCCTCAGTACCGCCGTCGGGTCCGGCAATACCTGTTACCGACAAACCGATATCTGCGCTGCTGCCTGTTCTGACTGTAACTGCCATGGTTTCCGCAACTTCTCTGCTGACAGCTCCAACATTTTCCAGCAGACTGTCGGGCACTTCAAGATAGCAGCTTTTAAGGGAGTTTGCATAGGAAATAATCCCACCAAGAAAATAGGCGGAACTGCCGGGCGTATCGGTGAGTTTTTTAGAGATCAGTCCTCCCGTACATGATTCTGCAACTGCCAGGTTCAGGTCGTTTTTGATAAGAAGCCTGCCGACAATCCGCTCCATGGAATCACGGTCGTGACCGTAGATCGAGTCGCCTAGAACGGTGTTGATCGCCTTACAGGCGGACTTGAACAACCGCCTGGCATTATTGGTTTGCTTGTCCCGGACGGTGAGGCTTAAATGCACTTCCGGGAAGACAGGGTAATAACCGATATGTACATCCGGATCAAGGTCCACAGTGGCGATACGACGGTTCACTTCCGCCTCGGGCAGGTTGAAGATACGGAAAATTTTCTGGTAGGTTGTGAGATGGTGATCCTTGTGCCAGGTTGCCAGGGTTGGCAGTACATGGTCCACCATCAGGACCTTCATCTGGCTGGGAACACCAGGCAGGAAAAAGATCGGTTTATCCTCATGGATGAGTTGGTAGCCGGCCATGCGGGATTCGGGACTGAGGGCCTGGGCCCCCTTGGGCAGCCATGCCAGTTTTTCCAGTTCCCCCACGGGGGCGTTGGTGATTTCATCCAGGTGGGCGCGAATATTGGAGAGAATTTCCAGGTTGGGCATGGTCGGGCGATTCAATGCCCTGGAGACAGCTTCATTGGTGAGGTCGTCATCCGTTGAACCGAGTCCGCCGGTTACTACTATGGCATCGACCCTGGCGATGGCCCGTTTCAGCGCTTCACCGATCAGGCTGGGGCTGTCACCGATGGTGTGCATGGCATAGATTTCATACCCCGCATCAAAAAGATTTCTGGCGGCAAAAGCACTGGTGGTGTTGAGGATCCTGCCGGAAGTCAGTTCATCGCCGATGGCTATGATTTCAACCTTCATTGTCTTCCTCCGGTCGCGCGAGTACATGTTCTCCATGCAGAGAGACAAGCTGCACGGTGGTTCTGGTATGGTAAAAAGTGTCGGGACCTCTAAAAATAACGGATACGTAGTTGCTTGTAAATCCTTTTAAATAACCATTTCTGTCTCTTCTGCCTTCAACCAGTACCGGCAGGCTTCTGCCGAGCTGACTGGCGTAAAACGTGGCTTTTTTCTGTTTGCTCAGTTCCTGGAGTCGTGCAACCCGTTTTTCCTTTGTTCTGCCGTTCACCTGGTTGGGGAACTTTGCGGCAACCGTACCGGGACGGATGGAGTAGGGAAAGACATGGAGATAGGTAAAGGGCAGGGAGTTGAGAAAGTTTAGGCCGTCCTCAAACTGTTCATCAGTTTCCCCGGGAAAACCGGCGAGGATATCAATACCCAGGGCCGCTTCGGGCAGGTTGCAGCGGATTTTTTCCAGGACCTCCCTGAACTGCGCGGTGGAATATCTCCGGTTCATCCGTTTGAGAATTTCATCATTTCCACTCTGCAGGGGAATATGGAGATGGGGTTGGATATTTGCTCTCTCGACCATCAACGATAAAAGTTTATCAGAAATTTCAAGAGGTTCAAGGGAACTTATGCGATAGGCAACATCAGGAGTTGTCCGGGAGAGTTCATCAAGAATGGAAACCAGGTCCGTTCCGGCTTCCAGATCACGGCCGTAGTATCCCAGGTGGATACCCGTGAGAACGATTTCCCGGTGACCCTGCTGCTCGAATATTTTTGCCTGGTTTATCACTTCTTCCCGGCTGAGGCTCCTGCTGCGGCCCCTGGTGTAGGGGACAATACAGTAGGTGCAGAAGCTTTCGCAGCCATCCTGGATTCGCAGCCAGGCGCGGGCCTGGTCATCAAACCGTTTTACCGGCAGGTGACAGATTGTTTTTGTTTCGCGAATGGAGCCGGGAAGAAATGGAAGAGATGTCCCCTGTGTACTGGTATGTACCAGGGTGTCTTTGCTGCTGTTCCCGATAAAGACAATATCCCTGTTTTTTAAAACTTCATCGTTCTTCAGCTCATCTGTGCCGATTTCGGCAAAACAGCCGGTTACGATTATGCGGGCATCCGGATTGTTTCGGGCGGCCTGGCGGATGGTCTGCCTCGACTGGGCGCCTGCCTTTGCTGTTACCGCGCAGGTATTGATGACAACAATATCCGCCTCATCTTTCCCGTTAACCTGGCTGTACCCGGCCTCGGTAAAGCCGGTAAGAAAGGAGGCTGATTCATACTGGTTGACCTTGCAGCCCAGGGTCTTGATAAAAATCTTTTTTTTCATTTTACGAAGTGGAAAATTAAGGTCACCCATGACCTGATTACGATCAAAATTCAATTTGGCTGAGCTTTCCCGGTCATCAGAAAACAACATCATAAAGCTGTTGCGGATCCGGTAATGATTCCGGAGCCGAGCAGCTCATTCTCAATATATATTACCGCATACTGTCCAGGAGTTATGGCCCGTTGAGGTTCATCAAAGAGGAAGTGTCCTTCATTATTGTTTCCAAGGACCAGTGTCGCGCTGGCCCCCCGGTGGCTGTAACGTATTCTGACCGTATATTTCTTCCTGTTTTCCGGGGGAGTGCCACTCAGCCAGTGCAGGTCTTTTACCCGGATGGAGGTCTTCAGCAGTTCCTCGTTACCTCCTACGATAACACTGCCCGTGGCTGGGTCAAGTGCGGTGACATAAAGGGGGTGGCTGCTGGAGATACCAAGTCCTTTTCGCTGGCCGATTGTGTAGCGGAAAATGCCCCTGTGTTCACCGAGCTTTTTTCCCGAGCGGGTAACGATTGAACCATGGTGAAGTTCCCGGGGGCTCTTTTTTCTAGAAAGCAGGAAATTTTCCCGCCTTCCAGAAAACAGACATCCTGGCTCTCAATTCCGCGGAAATCATCAAATCCGTGCTCTTCAACCAGTCTGTATGTCTGTTCCTTTTCCATACCGCCCAGGGGAAAGATGACTCTTGAGAGTTGTCGCTGGTCAAGGCGTGAGAGAAAATAGGACTGATCCTTTGACCTGTCGGTACCGCAATAAAGATGATAAATTCCGTCGATGCAGACCAGGTTCGCGTAATGGCCTGTCGCTGCCATATCCATGCCATGGCCCATCATTCTGTCGAAAAAGAGGCCGAATTTAATTTCCCGGTTGCAGACCACACAGGGATTCGGCGTGAGTCCCTTGAAGTAGTGGCTGGTGAAATAGTCGAGAACTTTTTCTTCGAATTCGTTTCTCAGGTCAATGATGTTCAGTTTGATGGAAAGTTTTTCGGCGATGCTCTTTACCCGCTCTTTCTGTTTTTCAAAATCAGGCTGGTGAAGTCGCATGAAAAAGCCTTCGACTTCACCCTGTTTTTGTAAAAGAAGGGCGCAGGCGGTGGAGTCCACTCCGCCGCTCATGGCGATACCTGTTTTCTGTCTGCTCACGGGATTTTTTTACCTTGCAGTTGAATGGCGCACAGTTCTTCTGTAAATGGGTTGACCGGCCAAAGGGTACTGGTTATCGTAGTGCCGTAATTTGCCTGGGGGGCACCCCGGAAACCAGAAAAACACATTACCCCACCATGAAAGAAAAAAAAAGACGCAAAAAATCAGTTCCACGGTTGCCTGAACTGCTGGCTCCTGCGGGAAATTATGAAAAACTTGTTACAGCCATCCACTACGGGGCAGATGCCGTGTACCTCGGGGGCAGACAGTTCAGCCTGCGGGCCAAGGCGGGAAACTTCAGCGATGAGATGATTCGCGCCGGGGTGGTGTACGGTCATGAGCATGGGGTGAAACTCTATGTGACGGTCAATATATTTGCCCATAACAGTGACCTTGAGGGGCTGGAAGAGTATCTGCTTCTCCTGCAGAAGACGGAAGTGGACGGTATAATTGTAGCTGATCCCGGCATTTTTGCCGTTGCCCGGCGGGTTGTTCCCTCGTTACCCATCCATCTTTCCACCCAGGCCAATGTGACCAACTATGGTTCCGCATCCTTCTGGTTTGATCAGGGGGCCGTCCGGCTCAACCTGGCGCGGGAACTCTCTTTGCAGGAAATTGAAACCATCAGGAGAAAGGTGGAGGGTGAGCTGGAAATCTTTGTTCATGGCGCCATCTGTATTTCCTATTCGGGCAGGTGCATGCTTTCCAACTATATGACGGGTAGGGATGCCAACCGTGGCAACTGTGCTCATCCGTGCCGCTACAGCTACAGTCTGGTGGAGGAAAAGCGTCCCGGCGAGCTGTTTCCGGTGGAGGAAGATGACCGGGGTACCTATATATTCAATGCCAAGGATCTCTGTCTGCTGGAGAAGCTGCCTCAGCTGGTTTCGACCGGTGTGGATTCCCTGAAAATTGAAGGGCGGATGAAGTCGATTTTTTACGTGGGAGGAACGGTACGGATTTACAGAGCAGCCCTTGATTATCTGGCCGATCTTCCGGCTGAAGCCTGGGACAAGCCTGATAAAATCGTACTTCCAGAGGAGTTTATGGAAGAAACAGCCAGGATTGGTACTCGAGGAACAAGCGAGAATTTCATTCTTGAGAAACCGGGTGCAGAAGAGATGATCTATTCTTCATCCCGGGCCAGGCAGAGTTATGAACCGGTGGCAGTTATCCGTAAAAGGGGCGAGATACCTCTGGTCGAGATACGCAATACAGTTTTCCCCGGGGAAATGGTGGAATACATGTTTCCCTCCATGGAGTTGATACGGGTCCGTATCGTGGAGTTGATTGATGAAGATGGGGCAAAAAGGGACAAAGCTAATCCCGGTAATACCTTGTTTTTACAGACGGAACCTCCCCTGGTCCAAGGGCAGGTCAACGGGATACTGAGGCGGAAACGAAGGTAGTGTCAATCTCATTTCCGGACAGACACAAGGTAGCCTGGGGGCTGTCCCTGAGCAGGTTAAGATCTGCTGTTTTTTGTTACGGGATCAAAAAGCCCACCATGGTTTACGGCCGGTCGGCTCCATCCAGTTCAGTTCCTTTTTGCAGGTATCACACCAGAAAAGAGTTTTAAAACCGGTATCGGCCAACTGGGGATCAGAGTTCGTGGAATGATGGTGTGCATTCAATTTTCTCATATCATATTTTTTTATCAGTTGCAGTTTTTTTGAACACATTGGACATTCCATCGAAGCTCCTGTTTCTGAAAATTGTTTATTTGACAGGGTCAAGTTGAAGGTAATCAAGGCCGGAAACGAGGGTCTTGAGAATGGTATCTGCCATGACAACATTTTGTTGCAGGTTGCTGCCATTATCTCTCAGGCCGGCGGCATGGGCGAGGGTCACACGCAGTTCAAGTATCTTTTCATGGATAAACCAGTCGTCAATGCCACTGTTTCTGGAGTGCGTTTCGATGTCGTCGAGCAGGTGTACTATTGTTGTATAGGTTTTGTACCTGTCGGACGCAGATTCCTTTTCAAGACCACTCAGGAGAGTGGAAATGGCGGAAGAGGCAAGACGAAAATCGAGCATTTCTCTCCTTCAACAGAGTTATACTGACCAATATTTCTTTTTCAGCAGTAATTCTATCAAAAGGGGCGTCGATTTTGCAAGTTTTGCCAGCAGTTTTGCTCA
The DNA window shown above is from Desulfomarina profundi and carries:
- the recA gene encoding recombinase RecA; protein product: MAAGAKKGKISSVDNAISQIQRQFGKGSIMRLGSQEAENIPVIPTGALSLDIALGVGGFPKGRVTEIYGPESSGKTTLALHVVAEAQKAGGTAAFIDAEHALDTNYAERLGVDVDNLLVSQPDFGEQALEIAEILIRSGGVDVIVIDSVAALVPRAEIDGNVGDSHVGLQARLMSQAMRKFTGVLNRSNTVLIFINQIRMKIGVMFGNPETTTGGNALKFYSSLRLDIRRIGQIKDGQDVIGNRTKVKVVKNKVAPPFKLAEFDIIYGEGISKIGDMLDLAVDLEIVDKSGSWYSYLDERIGQGRENAKKFLADQPEMCADIENKVRLAYGMQEAQAAGAASETE
- a CDS encoding CinA family nicotinamide mononucleotide deamidase-related protein, coding for MKVEIIAIGDELTSGRILNTTSAFAARNLFDAGYEIYAMHTIGDSPSLIGEALKRAIARVDAIVVTGGLGSTDDDLTNEAVSRALNRPTMPNLEILSNIRAHLDEITNAPVGELEKLAWLPKGAQALSPESRMAGYQLIHEDKPIFFLPGVPSQMKVLMVDHVLPTLATWHKDHHLTTYQKIFRIFNLPEAEVNRRIATVDLDPDVHIGYYPVFPEVHLSLTVRDKQTNNARRLFKSACKAINTVLGDSIYGHDRDSMERIVGRLLIKNDLNLAVAESCTGGLISKKLTDTPGSSAYFLGGIISYANSLKSCYLEVPDSLLENVGAVSREVAETMAVTVRTGSSADIGLSVTGIAGPDGGTEEKPVGTVYIGIATEEENWVTKFRFSGNRRQIRTLTAQSGLDLVRKYLLQQDLEEETA
- the mtaB gene encoding tRNA (N(6)-L-threonylcarbamoyladenosine(37)-C(2))-methylthiotransferase MtaB; this encodes MMLFSDDRESSAKLNFDRNQVMGDLNFPLRKMKKKIFIKTLGCKVNQYESASFLTGFTEAGYSQVNGKDEADIVVINTCAVTAKAGAQSRQTIRQAARNNPDARIIVTGCFAEIGTDELKNDEVLKNRDIVFIGNSSKDTLVHTSTQGTSLPFLPGSIRETKTICHLPVKRFDDQARAWLRIQDGCESFCTYCIVPYTRGRSRSLSREEVINQAKIFEQQGHREIVLTGIHLGYYGRDLEAGTDLVSILDELSRTTPDVAYRISSLEPLEISDKLLSLMVERANIQPHLHIPLQSGNDEILKRMNRRYSTAQFREVLEKIRCNLPEAALGIDILAGFPGETDEQFEDGLNFLNSLPFTYLHVFPYSIRPGTVAAKFPNQVNGRTKEKRVARLQELSKQKKATFYASQLGRSLPVLVEGRRDRNGYLKGFTSNYVSVIFRGPDTFYHTRTTVQLVSLHGEHVLARPEEDNEG
- a CDS encoding aminomethyltransferase beta-barrel domain-containing protein, translated to MFRYTIGQRKGLGISSSHPLYVTALDPATGSVIVGGNEELLKTSIRVKDLHWLSGTPPENRKKYTVRIRYSHRGASATLVLGNNNEGHFLFDEPQRAITPGQYAVIYIENELLGSGIITGSATAL
- a CDS encoding 7-cyano-7-deazaguanine synthase, giving the protein MSRQKTGIAMSGGVDSTACALLLQKQGEVEGFFMRLHQPDFEKQKERVKSIAEKLSIKLNIIDLRNEFEEKVLDYFTSHYFKGLTPNPCVVCNREIKFGLFFDRMMGHGMDMAATGHYANLVCIDGIYHLYCGTDRSKDQSYFLSRLDQRQLSRVIFPLGGMEKEQTYRLVEEHGFDDFRGIESQDVCFLEGGKISCFLEKRAPGNFTMVQSLPAREKSSVNTGAFSATQSASEKDLVSPAATPFMSPHLTQPRAVLS
- a CDS encoding peptidase U32 family protein, producing MKEKKRRKKSVPRLPELLAPAGNYEKLVTAIHYGADAVYLGGRQFSLRAKAGNFSDEMIRAGVVYGHEHGVKLYVTVNIFAHNSDLEGLEEYLLLLQKTEVDGIIVADPGIFAVARRVVPSLPIHLSTQANVTNYGSASFWFDQGAVRLNLARELSLQEIETIRRKVEGELEIFVHGAICISYSGRCMLSNYMTGRDANRGNCAHPCRYSYSLVEEKRPGELFPVEEDDRGTYIFNAKDLCLLEKLPQLVSTGVDSLKIEGRMKSIFYVGGTVRIYRAALDYLADLPAEAWDKPDKIVLPEEFMEETARIGTRGTSENFILEKPGAEEMIYSSSRARQSYEPVAVIRKRGEIPLVEIRNTVFPGEMVEYMFPSMELIRVRIVELIDEDGAKRDKANPGNTLFLQTEPPLVQGQVNGILRRKRR